The stretch of DNA GGGGCAGGTCTTGTGCCTGCCCAGGGCGACCACAAGGATTCGCCCCTACATATTGGGGTATGCCACGGAAAATCCCAAAGAGCCATTAATTATTAATACGGCCTCACCAAATAGAGACGTCATCAAGCGGGCGGTTAAGATCAACAATTTCTAGCTGATTGGTGCCGCCTGAAGACCCCTGGGTGAGCAAGGCCACATCCCCCGTTACGCCGTGCTGTTCCAGCCAACGGCGGGCGTAATGTTCCCAGTTGGCCGGGCGCGTGGTTTCATGCACCGGATAAACGCCATAAGAAAATTGCATATTCTGGCAAACGGCCTGGTTGGGGCTGACCGCCACAATCCACATGGGCACTCTAAACCGGCTCAGTCGCCGGGGCGTTGCGCCGCTTAAGGTGGGCGTGATAATGGCGCAAGGATCCAGGGTTTCTATACTAAAGAAAATACTGAGCGAGATGAGGTCTTCGGTGTTGATTTTACGGCTATTTTTGGCGGATTGCAAAAGCTGCACCACGTTACCGGCACAACATTGCGGTTCTGTCACTTCGGCAATGTGGGTCATCATTGCTACCGCGTCGGCGGGATAACTGCCCACCGCAGTTTCTTCGGAGAGCATCACGCAGTCGGTGCCGTCAAGGATGGCGTTGGCCACGTCGGTGGCTTCGGCGCGGGTAGGCCGGCGGTTGTGGACCATTGACTCCAGCATGTGGGTGGCGGTGATGACGGGTCTTTCAAAAAGATTGGCCTGGCGAATGATTTGTTTCTGGGTAATAGCAATTTTTTCAATGGGAATTTCCACGCCCAAATCGCCGCGGGCAACCATGATGCCGTCGGATACTTTTAAGATAGCGGCCAGGTTTTCCACGGCGCGAGAACGTTCAATTTTGGCAATGATGAAAGGCTCATAATTCATTGCCGCTGCTGTTTGGCGGACCAGTTCAATATCCTCCGGCCCTTCCACAAAGGATTGGCTGATGGCGTCCAGTTTTTGGGCAGCGGCAAATTCCAGAAATTTCCGGTCTTGCGGGGTGAAAGCATTGACGCCCAACTCGATATCGGGAAAATTGACTCCTTTATGAGGGCGCAGTTCTCCGCCCACCAATACTTCACAATGAACTTCTTGCCCTTTAACTTTTTTGACTTCAAGCTGGATAAAGCCATCACTCAGAAAAATCTTATCGCCCGGCTTGACCGCCTGGGGTAGTCCGGCAAAATTCAGCGAAACCCGTTGGGGGGTGCCAATGATGTCTTCGGTTTGCAAAATAAAGGATTGGCCGCGTTCCAACTCAACCAACTCTTGCGCCAAACGGCCAATCCGCATTTTAGGGCCGGGCAGGTCGCCCATAATGGCCACACGCTGTTCAACAGCCCCGGCTGCGGCGCGGATATTTTTGATAACTTGGGCATGACGGTCAAAATCACCGTGGGCAAAGTTCAGGCGGGCTACGTTCATGCCGTTGGCCATCATCCGTTCCAGCATCGCCTGCGTTTGCGACGCCGGGCCAATGGTGCAGACGATTTTTGTTTTTTTGGGAGGTAAATTTGGGTTTGGCATACTACCCTTCCTCAACCCTCATGGGCATCACTTTCCAGATGTCCAAACAATACTGCCGTATGCTCCGGTCCGACGAAAAAAAGCCGCAGCGGGCTACATTGAGAATGGACATCCGCGTCCACGAGCGTTCCAGCCGGTAAAGCCGGTCCACCTCATCTTGACACTCCAGGTAAGATTGGTAATCGGCCAGCAGCAGGTATTCGTCGTGATACAACAGGGAGTTGATAATAGGCTCAAAGAGTTTAGTGTCCCCATGAGCAAAGTAGCCGGAGGCAATGCGGTCAAGCACTTGTTTGAGTTCGGCGTTGTCGTGATAGTAGTCCATGGGATTGTAGCCTTTGGCTTTCAGGGCAAACACTTCGTCGGCATTGAGGCCAAAGAGGAAAAAGTTTTCTGCGCCTACGCGCTCGCGGATCTCAATGTTGGCTCCATCCAACGTGCCTACGGTCAGCGCGCCGTTGAGGGCAAACTTCATGTTGCCGGTGCCGGAGGCTTCTTTGCCCGCCAGCGAGATTTGCTCGGATACGTCAGCCGCCGGGTAAATTTTTTCACCCAGCGACACATTGAAGTTGGCCAAAAAAACCACTTTCAAACGGTCGCGCACAGCAGGATCGTTATTGACCACCTCGGCAACGGCGTTGATGAGTTTGATGATGAGCTTGGCCATTTGATAACCGGGCGCGGCTTTGGCCCCAAAGATGAAGGTCCGCGGTGTAAGGTCAAAATCCGGATTGGCCTGGAGCCGGTTATAAAGGGTAATAATGTGCAACACCTTGAGCAACTGGCGTTTATACTCGTGCAGCCGCTTGACCATAATGTCAAACATGGAGTGGGGGTCAACTTTAAGGCCGTTGTGTTTTAGAATGTAGGCCGCCAGCTCTTCTTTGTTCTGCTGCTTGATGGCCTGCCACTCTGTGCGGAAGCGGGCTTGATCGGCAAACTTTTCCAGCTTTTGCAATTGATCCAGGTCGTTGAGCCAATTATCGCCAATTTTGGCCGTTATCAACTCGGCCAGGCGAGGGTTGGCCAATTTCATAAACCGGCGTGGGGTGACGCCGTTGGTTTTGTTGTTAAACTTCTTCGGCCACATCTCGCCAAAGTCGCGCAGGGTCTGTTCTTTGAGCAATTTAGATTGCAACTCGGCTACGCCGTTGATGGAAAAACTACCCACGCTGGCCAGGTGAGCCATCCGCACCTGCCTTTCCTGGCCCTCCTCGATGATGGACATGCGGGCCACCCGTTCCTCATCGTAGGGAAATTTGGCCCTCACTTCATTCAGAAAACGGCGGTTGATTTCATAAACAATTTCCAGGTGCCGGGGCAGCAGCCGGCCAAAGAGGTCAATGGGCCATTTTTCCAGGGCTTCCGGCATCAGGGTGTGGCAGGTATAGGCAAACATGCGGGTAGTAATGTCCCAGGCCAATGCCCACTCAAAGCCATACTCGTCAATCAGCAGGCGCATCAGTTCGGGGATGGCCACCACGGGATGGGTATCGTTGAGTTGGATAACCGCTTTTTCCGGCAACTGCACTAAATCACCGTTAAAAGCCAGATAGCGGCGGATGATGTCTTGCAAAGAGCAGGTGACAAAAAAGTACTGCTGTTTAAGCCGCAATTCTTTGCCCTGGGGGGTGTTGTCGTTGGGGTAGAGCACTTTGGTGATGTTTTCCGAAAGGGTTTTTTGCTGCACGGCGCGGGCGTAGTCGCCCACGTCAAAAAGCTGAAAATCAAACTCTTTGCCGGCCCTGGCCCGCCACAGGCGCAGCAGGTTGACCGTGCCGGTTTTGTAGCCGGGCACCAGGGTGTGGCAAGGTTCGCCCAACACCGTCTCGTTAGGCAACCAGCGCACCCGGTAATGGCCCTCCTCGTCGGTGTAGCTTTGGGTAGAACCGCCAAACTTAACTTCCACCATGTCGTCTGGCTGGGCAAATTCCCAGGGGTTGCCGCAATGCAGCCAATCGTCGGGGCTTTCCACCTGCCAGCCATTTTTGAAAGATTGTTTGAAGATGCCAAACTCGTACCGAATCCCGTACCCCATACAGGGAATGTCCATCGTGGCCAGCGAGTCGAGAAAACAGGCTGCCAAACGCCCCAGGCCGCCATTGCCCAGGCCGGGTTCACAATCCAGTTCAATGAGGTCGGCCAGGTTGAACCCATAATCGGCCAGGGCTTGCCGGGCCAGGGCGGTGGTGTTGGTGTAGAGCATATTTTGGGTGAGCTGTTGGCCCAGCAAATACTCTGCCGATAGGTAAAAGACAAATCTGGGGTTGTTTTCAAAATAGGCGTCTACGGTTTTGCGCCAGCGTTCCATTAGATAATCGCGCACAGTATAAGCCAGGGTCATATAAATGTCGGAACGGCTGGCAGTATAAGCGGACTGGCCCCGGGTATAGTAGAGGTTATCGGCCATTGCTCTTTTGAAAGCTTCAACGGTGCGATCGGTGCGGTGGTTGCTTTGTTTTTTAGCGCTCATTTGATTTCACCTCAACAATTTTTATTTACCTAATTTTATTGGCTTTTACCCAGAAATAGTTACCCTCCCCCCGATAATAACCAACGCTATCAAGATAGGCAATTTTGCCTGATTGAGCAAATCGGGACTATTCTTAAAGCCAAGCTGAAGATAAAATAGGTTCAATATTAATTTTACCCGGAGCTTTGTTGACAAAAATGATGAATGAACTAAATCCACATGCCGCTTGGCGCTTAAAATTGGCCGTTCAAATTAGCCACCGGCTCCGCAAATTTGAGGGGATTCAGGCCATTGTTGTGGGCGGTTCTGTAGCCCGGAACTACGCAGACGAATACTCTGATCTGGAAATGCCGCTGTTTTGGCCCAAACTCCCTCCCGACACAATGAGAAAGGCCATTGCGGCCGACCTGCATGCCGATTTTTTGACGGAGTACAACGGCCCCGCCCAAGAGGACAATCTGCTCATCAACAACTTTCAGGTGGATTTTTGGCACAATACCGTGGCCGAAGAAGAAACTGTCATCGCGGATGTTTTGACCCGTTTTGAGACCGATTTAGGCAGCAGCAACTTTATGGACACCGTGCGGGTATGTATTCCCCTCTACGGCGAGGCAATTATCAATCGCTGGAAGGAAAAGGCCCAACACTACCCACCCGAATTGGCAGTGAGGAATATCCAAGAGAACCTGGCCCACCTTGATCACGGGCAGCTTGCCTTGCATGTTAAAAGACATCATCCCACCCTGGTATACGGCCACC from Anaerolineae bacterium encodes:
- the pyk gene encoding pyruvate kinase; its protein translation is MPNPNLPPKKTKIVCTIGPASQTQAMLERMMANGMNVARLNFAHGDFDRHAQVIKNIRAAAGAVEQRVAIMGDLPGPKMRIGRLAQELVELERGQSFILQTEDIIGTPQRVSLNFAGLPQAVKPGDKIFLSDGFIQLEVKKVKGQEVHCEVLVGGELRPHKGVNFPDIELGVNAFTPQDRKFLEFAAAQKLDAISQSFVEGPEDIELVRQTAAAMNYEPFIIAKIERSRAVENLAAILKVSDGIMVARGDLGVEIPIEKIAITQKQIIRQANLFERPVITATHMLESMVHNRRPTRAEATDVANAILDGTDCVMLSEETAVGSYPADAVAMMTHIAEVTEPQCCAGNVVQLLQSAKNSRKINTEDLISLSIFFSIETLDPCAIITPTLSGATPRRLSRFRVPMWIVAVSPNQAVCQNMQFSYGVYPVHETTRPANWEHYARRWLEQHGVTGDVALLTQGSSGGTNQLEIVDLNRPLDDVSIW
- a CDS encoding glycogen/starch/alpha-glucan phosphorylase, yielding MSAKKQSNHRTDRTVEAFKRAMADNLYYTRGQSAYTASRSDIYMTLAYTVRDYLMERWRKTVDAYFENNPRFVFYLSAEYLLGQQLTQNMLYTNTTALARQALADYGFNLADLIELDCEPGLGNGGLGRLAACFLDSLATMDIPCMGYGIRYEFGIFKQSFKNGWQVESPDDWLHCGNPWEFAQPDDMVEVKFGGSTQSYTDEEGHYRVRWLPNETVLGEPCHTLVPGYKTGTVNLLRLWRARAGKEFDFQLFDVGDYARAVQQKTLSENITKVLYPNDNTPQGKELRLKQQYFFVTCSLQDIIRRYLAFNGDLVQLPEKAVIQLNDTHPVVAIPELMRLLIDEYGFEWALAWDITTRMFAYTCHTLMPEALEKWPIDLFGRLLPRHLEIVYEINRRFLNEVRAKFPYDEERVARMSIIEEGQERQVRMAHLASVGSFSINGVAELQSKLLKEQTLRDFGEMWPKKFNNKTNGVTPRRFMKLANPRLAELITAKIGDNWLNDLDQLQKLEKFADQARFRTEWQAIKQQNKEELAAYILKHNGLKVDPHSMFDIMVKRLHEYKRQLLKVLHIITLYNRLQANPDFDLTPRTFIFGAKAAPGYQMAKLIIKLINAVAEVVNNDPAVRDRLKVVFLANFNVSLGEKIYPAADVSEQISLAGKEASGTGNMKFALNGALTVGTLDGANIEIRERVGAENFFLFGLNADEVFALKAKGYNPMDYYHDNAELKQVLDRIASGYFAHGDTKLFEPIINSLLYHDEYLLLADYQSYLECQDEVDRLYRLERSWTRMSILNVARCGFFSSDRSIRQYCLDIWKVMPMRVEEG
- a CDS encoding nucleotidyltransferase domain-containing protein, which gives rise to MMNELNPHAAWRLKLAVQISHRLRKFEGIQAIVVGGSVARNYADEYSDLEMPLFWPKLPPDTMRKAIAADLHADFLTEYNGPAQEDNLLINNFQVDFWHNTVAEEETVIADVLTRFETDLGSSNFMDTVRVCIPLYGEAIINRWKEKAQHYPPELAVRNIQENLAHLDHGQLALHVKRHHPTLVYGHLSELQKHIFLVLLALNREYFPTFKWMYQALAKMPIKPPDVEQRFRNAFNCPQDESVGDMFRLINETLFLVEQHYPQIDTTAVRKRLSISRAAHHKPADEVNR